The following DNA comes from Peribacillus sp. FSL E2-0218.
AGTTATCGGTAACGTTGACAGTCAAATTCGCATTCATACCTTTAGCCACTTCGGAGCTGATTCCTGATAGCAGGACATCCGTGGTGACGATTAATAGATTGGCCGTGAAACCTGAGCCGACCCCGGCAATCGCGGCGAGCAACCCAGCAACTGGGTGGCGTCCGACTGCAAGGAAAATCAACGCTCCGAGTGGAGGCATGATGACAAGCGCAGCATCGGAAGAAACATGACTAAAAAAGGCAACGAAGACAACTAAATAACTAGCATATTTTCCTGAGACCTTTAATGACATTTTTCGGATCAATACTTCCAACAGCCCGACTTTTTCTGCCAATCCGACTCCAAGCATAAGCGCTAAAATCGAACCTAATGGTAAAAAGCCGGAAAAATTCTTAATCATGTTCGGCAGGATCCATTGAATGCCTTCTCGGCTTAACAGGTTTTGAACTTCGACTTTGTCTCCGCTGATCGGGTCAGTTGCAGAAACATTAAAAATGGATAATAGGGCGGTCACGACAAATAAAAAAGCTATCATATAAATGAATAAAATAAAGGGGTGGGGAATTTTGTTTCCTATTCTCTCTACTTGATTGAAAAATCCACCCGTATTGTGTTTTTGTGGCTGATTTGTATCTTTCAGTACTTTTTGTTCCATTACATTCTCCTCCTAAACCTTCTTTCGTTTGTAGTCTGGATGCTTTTATCAACATTCCCTAAACCGATGATAAGCTCTCATTGCTTAAAATGGTCAATCATCAATTTGTACCTCATGCAAATCTATTTAACGAATGTTTAGCGCTATTTTCGTTAAATGTATTATATAATCAAGAATATTCTATTTCAATCAAATTTTCAGAAAAAAATACTTTTTTTCTGTTCGAATGGACTTTCCGAGCCAAGCAAAAAGGGTGAGAATGCATCATTATCGCGATTTAGAGAAGAAAAACCACTATAAATAGGTCGTTAAGCGCACGAAACGACCTTGTTACGTGGTTATCGGTATCTCATTCATTATTATTCTCCTGTTGGGGTTAATTGGTTATTTTGATATAATAAATCAAATAGCAAGATCGAGGGGGGAAATGAAATTGTATAAGATTGGTGTTGTAGGTCCACTGTCATCTTTAAAGAAAGTTCGGGATGTTACTGAAGAGTTTGAGCACGAAATTGATTTCATTGATTTTCCCTATGAGGATGCACGAGAAGTAACGGACATTATAAAAAATCATCAAAGTGCAGTAAATGGTTGGTTTTTCTCTGGACCTGTCCCTTATAGGATCGCAAAGGAAATGTTAGATTCAGAGGCGAATTTTACGTATTGTCCTCCCGTTGGCTCCAGTTTATATAGATGTTTTTTGCAAATGTCCAGGGATCAAAAACATTTCTTCGATAAGATATCGATTGATATGATTCGATTGGAAGACTTTTTTTTACAAGAGTCCCTGCAAGAGTTAGGGATCTCGACCGAAAACATTCATGTGAAAACATTTGATGAACAATATAATTTCCAAGACATTGTTGAATTTCACCTTGATTTGTGGAGGAAAGGGGACGTACAAGGTGTCCTTACCGTACTGCAATCCGTCTATGAGGCTTTGAAGCGGGAAAATGTTCCGGTCTATAAAATAAATATGACTAAAATGGAAATTCGGCAAGCGGTCAAGATATTAATAGAAAAGGCAAAAAGTACATATTTCAAGGATAGTCAGATAGGTGTAGAGATCATTGAAATCGATCAGTTTGATCAGTTTGTAGATGAGGTGAACATTCGATATCATCTGCAGCATTTAGAGCTGAAAATCAAACAAACATTACTTTCATTTTGCGAAAAACTAGATGGCTCCCTCATCGAAAATGGAAACGGCCGTTATCAAATATTTAGTTCACGCAAGGCGATTGAACGGGAAATCGGCAGCTTGCATAGCACTGTGCAGCATTTGTCGCTTGAGATGGATGCCTCTGTTGCAGTTGGAATAGGTTTTGGCGAGACGGCGGCATCGGCGGAAATCAATGCCAGGAAGGCGATCCGGCATTCGAAAAAACAAGAAAGTTCCGGCATCGTCGTCATCCAGGAAGATGGTGTAATCATCGAATCCGCTGGTCAAGATGAGCAATTGACCTATACCTTCCGTTCTGATGATAAAGAACTGCTGGATAAATTAAATCAGGCCAACATTAGCGTAAAAACGTATAAAAAGATAGAAGCATTGATCGATCGGATGAACTGGGAGGGGTTCACTTCCTCAGACTTAGCTTTACATCTATCCATGACCGTCCGAAATGCCCAAAGGATAATGAGTGGTTTAAACGAAAGCGGCTTAGTCGAGTACAAAGGAGAAGAGCTTCAATCGCCACGGGGAAGACCTCGTAAAATTTATATGTTAAAGAAGTGACATCTCGTCGTTCGGATAGTCTTACAAAAATAGATGTATAAAAAAAGTGTCAAGAATGCTCCTGTCCCTAAAACGAAGTGTTGAACATTCCTCCATTATCGTTTTAGGACTATCCTCGGTTTTAATGGTAGCCATATTTTATCTGTACCACCACATCACCCTAAAACCTAACGATTGCCCTTATCGGACACCACGCGGCAAAAAGGGGTACCTGCAATGAATCGGCCCTGAAGGCTATCAAATGTTTACGGGCAGCTTTTTTTCTTATGCGGGGCAGGATCGGATTTGGATATTAGCCATTATTTGAAACACTGCCCTTCTACCTTGTCATATGATGAAGGTCAAAAAGCAGTTTCACTTAATCCGATGCTGTCTTTTCTTTTTGGATAAGGCAGGTAAAATCCTTTTGTGTGGAGAATATTTTTACAAAAGGGGGTTGTTGAAGTGCAGCATCATAATCAAATGGATTTATCTAAAGAGGATATTTTTAAATTGATCGTTCGGCACCTGAGTGTATTCCCTTTGACTAGTATAGGGGCGATTAGAGAAGTGATTGGAAGCTCTTTGAAACAGCGCGGATTGATTAGCGGTGTGACCGAACATTTCAGTGGATCTGCAGCAATCTATAACAGAAACATAACAGATGAGGATATCCGGTTAATGAATGATTGTATTTATGACCTATTAAATAGCCAGATCATCATGCCCGGCAATAATGGTGATTACAAGGATCTCCCTTGGATTCATGTTTCCGATGAAGAGAAGCTTAAACACTTGTTCGACCAAGCATGATCATCGGGACGGCCAAATCCCTGGTAGCCCCAATTATCACCTTTTTGCGGCGGCAAATGCTTCGAGGCAGGCTGATTTTATCTTAATGTGCGAAAAAAGGTTGATATTGAAAAAACTCCTGGCGGACATGCCCGTGAGCTGGAACAATGAAACATCAAATGCCAGCATGCCCTAACGATAAAAGGGAATGAGGTTGTAAGCGTTATCACGGGCATTCCGTCAGGGAGCTTTCACTTTACTGGAATTTTTCTTCGTTTTTTTAATTTGCAACCAAACGTAAAGAAGAGGCAAGTATAGGATAAGGAATGACACACAGTAAGGGTTGATGATCTTATTAAGTATATAAAGAGAATCAATATCAAAAACAAAAATATTGACCAGCAGGATAAGTAAAAACATCACCCATAGCGGATACTTTTGCTGGACGTTGAATATCCGTTTTATACCCCTGCTGGCAGTCCATAACGGAATGACCATGTTAGGAATGATGATGATGGTCCACCAAGAAATGATGATGTATTCAAACCGTTGAATGAAAGGAAATTCAATAATGCTTGTGATAGTAAGTGTCGGCCATAGAGTAAGGACCAACTGTTTCTCCGAATAAAAGACGATCGAAACCATGTAAATCAATAAGGTCAATAAGGTTGAAAGCAAGGCTCCTCCATGGGCGAATTTTTGTGATGTTTCTGCCTTTTTGATGAACGGATAATACATCAGAAGCATCTCAAAGCCAATCATGGATAATGAAGTGCTCCTGGTCCCATTCATTATTTCCATGAATGTATGATCAAAAATAGGGAGGACGTTGCTGAATTCAGAGTATTTTAAGCCATAGAAAGGAACAAAAATAAGCCAGTAGGACACTCCGACCGTTAAAAAGGCAATTCCGGTTATCGTACGGAACCCTCCGCTAATGATGCAATAAGTCAATGTCATGAAAACAAAAGCAAATGCCCAAGAAGGCACCTCTGAAAACATCCAGACATGGATGACATTTATATAGCTGTTAATGATCGTCATTCCTAGGAAAAAGCAGTAAAGGATGAATAAGAGACTGAAGAAGTTCCCAACCCATTTTCCAAATGCATGATTGCTAGCGGAAATGATATCACCTGGGACAATACTGAAAATCTTGTATATGATCCAAATGAATGTATGTACGATAAGTCCGGCTAGTAGGATCGAGATCCAGCCATCCGTTCCCGCCGACTTCGCCAACACCCTTTGAAAACTGAGTATGCCTATCCCTGTTTGCATGGAATGGACTAAAAAAAATACATAAAAAGGTGAGACCTTATACTTTTCATTAACGCCAGCTTGGTTCATGTATGACCCTCATTTATATCATTCATTATTTATGTCGTGTTACATGCATGGTAATAATCTGGCTTTTTCGATGGGATTTTATTCAGAATGATCGAAGCGGGAGGCATGAGAAAATGAATGACGGGAGTGTGAATGGGGCGATGTTTGAAGGATTCAACAAGCTTCCTTCGGTGGCGCACTGAAAAAAGTCTTCCTTACCTTATAGGTAAAGCTGGATAACATGAAAAAGAGACAATGATTCCGATCACAGCTCTTTTTCATGTTCGTGAAGCGGCAGCTATCAATACCAATGGAAAAAGTGACTGGCAAACAGAGGTGCACCAAATTTCAGGCAACAAATCCGGAACTACTGCTTTTCCGTTGGGCCAATTGCAGCAGCTTTCGAAATAAAACTAAAGAATGCTGAAAAACCGGGCTTTGGATAAACGTGTAGATAAACGTCATGACAAAAACCGGGCCGCCCAAGAGAAAGCCGATCAAAAGCACTAAGCTTTCCACGACTACCCGTGCCTGGCTGACTGATAAACGTGTCTTATCCGCGAGCGAAAGCATGAATCCATCTCTGGGACCGGCTCCAATACCTGCTGCTACATATAAACCTCCTCCAACACCAGTAATGACGATACCAGCTAACAGGATCATATAATCCGTCCATTCATGGGAGGCTTCGGGGAGGATATCCGACCACAAGAAAAAATCGATTATGGGGCCAATCAATAAAGCGTTCAAGAAAGTGCCAATATTAATATAGCGCCGGTCCACCACGAAAGAAATGGAAACGAGTACGAGACCGCACATGATGCCCCAAGTTCCTATCGTCAATCCATGTCTATCATGTAATGCGACATTCAAAACATCCCATGGATGCAAGCCGAGATAGCTGACCTTGATAGCTAGCGCGGTTCCCAAACCAAAAAGGATGAAGCCTGAAAATAAAAAAAGGTACCGCAGACATGTCATCTTGATATCCCCTTTCCTTCGATCTCCAAAAAAATATGGTAATCATTATCTTATAATATAAAACCAGCATTTCATACATTAATTTAACTATTTGAAAAAATATGAAATCCATTAAATGTTTTTATTTTTACAAAGGTTCGGCCTTGCATTGATGGCAAGGGGAGAAGGGGATCAAATTAAAATAAAATGGATGAGTAAAGGAAGGAATTACAACCTCTAAAGTGGAATTTACTTTTTATCCAGCTATTTCGGGAAAAATTATCTTATGATAAACCGTGGTATTCCCTTAGGTTCGAATTTGAATGGAAATCGATTAGAATGAACAAAAAAATGAAGGCGGTGCTATTATGTTAAAGCCAGTAACATTACGCGGTCATCTGGTCTGCCTGGAGCCGATGACGGTCGATCACGTCCATGAACTTTGCGCGGCAGCGTCAGAAGATAGGTCCACCTACATTTATACCAAGGTGCCCAATGGACGGGAAGAAACAGAACGATATATTGAAAGTGCCCTAAAGTCACACTCAGAAGGGAGTGTATTGCCATTCGTAGTTCGCCGTAATGACACGGACAGAATCGTCGGATCGACCAGGTTTCTTGATCTCGAAGTGTTCCAATTGCCGCCATCATCGGCATCGCCATCAGGCGCATCGAAAGGAACCATAATACCTACCGATGACAATCCCCCGACCGTTGCCGAGATAGGCAATACTTGGTATGCAGCCTCTGCCCAGCGAACGGGTGTAAACACGGAATGCAAGCTATTGATGCTTGCTCATGCATTTGACGTTTGGCAAACGATAAGGGTCACGCTGAAGACAGATGCTCGAAACGAACGTTCGCGTACCGCCATTCAACGGCTAGGCGCCATTTTTGAAGGTGTGCGCAGGGCCCATATCCCTGCAAGTGACGGCGGCATAAGGGACACGGCTTATTATTCGATAGTTGCTAACGAATGGCCAGAAGTCCGGAATGATCTTCTTCAAAAGAAGCAAAGAAGCTAGTCTGGTGTGCTGAACGGGTGTATAGGGGTTTGTCACCTAACCATCAATCACATTTGCGGTGATCCGTCTGTACAAGGATGGAGAGGAATAGCGTATTTGTTATTGGCGCATTTTTAAGTATTCATGAAAATATCTTAAGAAAACGCCAGCCTTTCCATTTGTATAGGAAAGGCTGGCGTTTTTTTATTGAAGTTGCATGTATTCAGAAAGGTTTGAATGTTTGCTGAGTTAGTATTATACTAACTACTAATATAATTGCAGTATACCAAAGAATATGAAGCTCTCTGGACAACAAAATCTGTCCTTATTGTTATTGGGTATCGGCCAGTTTTAGTTGATGTATACATAGCTTCGAGTAGAAAAATGTAGAGTAAGGAGGGTATAAGGTGAGTTTAGAGAATGTCCATGTGGATACAGCTGCATCACCACGTGATAAAGATGGTTTTATGAGAGGGGTAAAAGATTGCGTCCCAACGTTGCTTGGCTATTTAAGTATTGGGTTAGCCGCTGGCGTTGTTCAAAAGACAGCAGGATTAAGCATAGCCGAGATTGCCTTAATGAGTTTAATTCTCTATGCTGGTTCTGCCCAATTCATTGCGGCGGGTATGATTGCGGCAAGCAGCTCTCCCACAGCCATCATTATCACCATATTATTTGTCAACCTGCGTCACCTTTTACTTAGTGCCGCGCTATCCCCGTATTTTCGCCATCTCTCACCGCTGAGGAACATCCTTGTAGGGTCGCTGCTCACGGATGAGACATTCGGTGTCGCCATTAACCAAACGGCGAAAAAAAATCAAATCAATGAAAGTTGGATGCATGGCCTCAATATTACCGCCTACTTAAATTGGTTTTTTGCCAACATCGCAGGGGCTCTTCTCGCCCAATGGATTTCAGATCCGGAAAAATTCGGTCTTGAATTTGCCCTGCCAGCCATGTTCATCGGCATTCTCGTCTTGTCCATATTAGGCAGAAATAAAATCAAAACGGATATAGCTGTGGCCATAATAGCGGTTGTGATTGCGGTGGGTTGCTCCTTTGTC
Coding sequences within:
- a CDS encoding GerAB/ArcD/ProY family transporter, which gives rise to MNQAGVNEKYKVSPFYVFFLVHSMQTGIGILSFQRVLAKSAGTDGWISILLAGLIVHTFIWIIYKIFSIVPGDIISASNHAFGKWVGNFFSLLFILYCFFLGMTIINSYINVIHVWMFSEVPSWAFAFVFMTLTYCIISGGFRTITGIAFLTVGVSYWLIFVPFYGLKYSEFSNVLPIFDHTFMEIMNGTRSTSLSMIGFEMLLMYYPFIKKAETSQKFAHGGALLSTLLTLLIYMVSIVFYSEKQLVLTLWPTLTITSIIEFPFIQRFEYIIISWWTIIIIPNMVIPLWTASRGIKRIFNVQQKYPLWVMFLLILLVNIFVFDIDSLYILNKIINPYCVSFLILYLPLLYVWLQIKKTKKNSSKVKAP
- a CDS encoding GNAT family protein → MLKPVTLRGHLVCLEPMTVDHVHELCAAASEDRSTYIYTKVPNGREETERYIESALKSHSEGSVLPFVVRRNDTDRIVGSTRFLDLEVFQLPPSSASPSGASKGTIIPTDDNPPTVAEIGNTWYAASAQRTGVNTECKLLMLAHAFDVWQTIRVTLKTDARNERSRTAIQRLGAIFEGVRRAHIPASDGGIRDTAYYSIVANEWPEVRNDLLQKKQRS
- a CDS encoding AzlC family ABC transporter permease, which translates into the protein MSLENVHVDTAASPRDKDGFMRGVKDCVPTLLGYLSIGLAAGVVQKTAGLSIAEIALMSLILYAGSAQFIAAGMIAASSSPTAIIITILFVNLRHLLLSAALSPYFRHLSPLRNILVGSLLTDETFGVAINQTAKKNQINESWMHGLNITAYLNWFFANIAGALLAQWISDPEKFGLEFALPAMFIGILVLSILGRNKIKTDIAVAIIAVVIAVGCSFVMSSSMGIIVATILASTIGMVVEKWK